The genomic window GGCGCGCAGGTTTTCGCGCAGCGATTCCGCCAGGGTGATGACTTCCTCGTCGGCCGGGCCGTTGGTCACTAGGGCGCGGTCGGGCCCCAGGCGCTCCAACACGGTGGCCAGGTGCCCGGTGCGCTGGGCCGCCACGCCTTCTACCACGACGATGCCGTCGCCGATACGCACCTGCTGACCAACCCGCAGCGAGCCATGCTCCACTTCGGGGGAGATCTTCAGACGCATGGGCCGGCCGTTGGTAAAGACCTCGGCCTCCTCGCGGCCGCCGGAAGGAGTCTGGCTATAGCCCAGGAAGGTGCCGTAGGTCGAGGCCGGCTCGGCCAAGGCGTTGACATCGGCGGCGAGCTGACCGAGCTTGTCGCGCGAATCCTTCAGCAGCTCCGCGAGCTTCGCGTTGCGGTCGGCCAACTGTGAAATCTGGCGACGCAACTCTCTCGTGTCATCCATGTCACCACCCTAACCTTTTTAGCGACGAGCGGACTATCCGCCCCACCATTGTGCGGGGTTGCCTATCCCCCTCACGGCTATCGTTCCTAACGGCGGGCGCGGCGCTGCGGGCGCGGCGGCGTCACCCCGTCGGCCAGGCGACGGGTCCAGATGAGGAAGGCCGTGTGCGCGTTCATGCGGTGCTCTGGGCGGGTGGCCAAGCCCTCGACCTTCCACTCGCGCACCAGGGACTCCCAGGCCCGCGGCTCGGTAAAGCACTGGAGCTCGCGAATGCCCTCCATCACCTTCATCAGCTGCGGAACGGTAGCCACATACGTCATGAAGACCCCGCCCGGGATCAACAAGTCGCGGACCTTTTCCAAGTGCTCCCAGGGCTCCAGCATGTCCAGGATGATCCGGTCCACCGGGCCGCCCAGGTCTTCAACCTGCACGTCGGCCAGGTCCCCCAGGCGCGGGGTCCACCACTCAGGCGTCTCGCCGAAGTATTCCTTGACGTTGTCCACAGCGTATTCCAGGTGGTCGTCGCGCACCTCGTAGGAAAAGACCCGGCCCTCCGGGCCTACCGCGCGCAACAGGGTCATCGACAACGCTCCCGAGCCGGCGCCGGCCTCGAGCACGCGCGCGCCCATGAAAATATCGCCCTCGACCAGGATCTGGGCCGAGTCCTTAGGGTAGATAACGGCCGCGCCGCGGGGCATCGACAGCACGTGGTCCACCATCAGGTGGCGGAAGAGCAGGAAGTCCGAGCCCAGGCTGGAGGTGACCACCGAGCCTTCGTCGAGGCCGGCGATCTGGCTGTGCTCGATGATGCCCTTATGCGAGTGGAACTGGCCGCCCTCGGCTAGGACGATGGTGTAGTGCCGGCGCTTGGCATCGGTGAGCTGGACGCGATCGCCGTACTGGAAGGGGCCGGAATAGGCCATGTGGTTATGCTCCTTGCATGTCGTGGGGCCAGGTGAACTGGCTAGGCACCCCGATGGGACAGTCAACCTGGCTAGTTTAGCCGACCAGGTATTCCAGCAGGGCGCCGGACAGGGCCGCTTGGTCAGAAACGCCGACCATCTCGCGCGCCGAGTGCATAGACAGCATGGGCACGCCGATGTCCACGGTCTCGATTCCTAAGCGAGTGGCCGTAATCGGCCCGATGGTGCTGCCGCAGGGCACGTCGTTGTTGGCAACGAAGCGCTGGAAGGGCACGCCCGCGCGCCGGCAGGCGTTTTCCCAGCGGGTGATGGATTCGGAGTCGGAGGCGTAGCGCTGCTTGCCGTTGATCTTGGTCACCGGGCCGTGGCCGATGAGCGGCTGGTGGTGCGGATCGTGCTTTTGCGCGTAGTTGGGGTGCACCGAGTGCGCCGCATCCGCCGACACGCAGTGTGACTGGGCGAAGACGCGGAAGAGATCGTCGCCGGTGACACCTAGGCCGACGGCAGTGCGCTGCAGGATATCGGACAGGATGGGGCCGGCCGCGCCGTAGCGCGAGTTGGAGCCGACCTCCTCATGGTCGAAGGCGGCCATCACCAACACGTCTGGGCCGTCGTAGTCCTGGGCCGCAGACTTGAAGGCCTCCAGGCTGGCGTGCACGGAGCTCAAGTTATCCATCCGGCTTGCGGCGATGAACTCCTCGGCTGGGCCGAACAGTCCGGCCGGCTGCGCGGCGGCGGTAATCAGGTTGAACGCGGCGATGTCGGCGGCCTGCACGCCCAGCTGCTCAGCGACGTACTCGCCCAGCGAGGCGTATTTGCCCTGGCCGCTAAGCTGCCAGACCGGCTGCAGGTGCAGCTGGCGGTCCGGGGTGAACTCGTCCTTGCGCACCATATGGATGGCCAGGTTCGGGATTCGCAGGATGGGGCCGGTGTTGACCAAGTGGGTGCTCTGATCCCGCAGGGTCACCTGGCCGGCCAGGGTCAGCTCCCGGTCGAACCAGGAGTGCAGGATCGGCCCGCCGTAGACTTCCACCCCGATCTGATCCCAGCCGGCATGCTGGAAATCCGGCTCGGGCTTGACGGTAAACCCGGGCGAGTCCGTGTGGGAGCCCACGATCCGAAAGCCCCGCAGCTTCTCGCCGGCGGCCTCGGCCAGCCGGGGCGGGACGATATAGGCCATCACGGCGCCCCCGCGGACCACCACGTGGCCGCCGGGGCTCACGTCCCAGGCGTCCTCCTCGCGCTGGCGTTGGAAACCGGCTGCCACCAGCTCGCGCTCCACGTTGGCCGCGGCGTGGTAGGAACTCGGGGAAGCGTCAATGAAGTCGAGGAAATCCGGCGTGCTAGTCATACCCTCTACCTTGCCACGTCGGCGCGCGCGATAAGGTAAAAACACCATGACTGAATCTTCCCAGCCCGCTAACCCGGCCCAGCCGCGCAAGCCGCGGCCCCTGGCGCTATCGCCCTCCCGCGCCTCTGACTACCAGCAGTGCCCTCTCCTCTACCGTTTCCGCGCGATCGACCGCCTCCCAGAGCCCAAAACCTTGGCGCAGGTCAAGGGCACCCTGGTCCACTCCGTCTTGGAGGAGATGCACGAGCTTCCGCGCCAAGAGCGCACCTATCCGGCCGCGGTGAAAATGATCAAGCCGGCCTGGGAGAAAATGCGCGCCGGGGACGCCGAGCTGGACGAGCTGGTGCCCAAAGATCAGACCCTCGATTTCTTCGTCCAAGCCCGCGCGCTGGTCAAGGGCTATTTCGAGATGGAAAACCCGCAGGGCTTCGACTGCCAAGAAGTCGAGATGTACGTCAACACGGTCCTACCCAACGGCGTGCCCGTGCGCGGGTTCATCGACCGCGTCGACGTCGCCCCGACCGGTGAGGTCCGCGTGGTCGACTACAAGACCGGCAAGAAGCCGGCGTCCAGGTTCAGCCACTCGGCGCAGTTCCAGATGCGCTTCTACGCACTGGTCTACTGGCGCCTGCTGGGCACCATCCCCACCCAGCTGCGCCTGATGTACCTCAAGGTCATTGACTCGATGTTCTTGAACCCCAGCCGCGAGGAACTCGAGTACTTCGAGCGCGATCTCGGCGAGTTATGGGCGCGCATCGAGGGCGACGGCAAGGCCGGCACCTTCCACCCGAAGACCTCGAAGCTGTGCGGCTGGTGTTCCTTCCAGGACCTGTGCCCCGCCTTCGGCGGGACTCCCCCGGCCTACCCGGGCTGGCCCGGCTCCGCGGCCGATGCCGCCCCCACCAGCTAGCCGGGCTGCCGCCGCGTCCGCTATTCTGCCCCGGCTCTGCCCGCGACACTACCGACGGAAAGACCTGTACACACGTAAAACCCCACGGCCCAAAACACGAATGTTCGGGCCGTGGGGCTTCGCGATCCTGGAGCTATGTAAAGCCTAGAACAGACCGGAGATGAGGCCGTCGGCGTCGACGTCGATGTTGTTGGCCGCCGGCTTCTTCGGCAGGCCCGGCATGGTCATCACGTTGCCGGTCAGCGCGACCACGAAGCCCGCGCCCGTACGCGGCAGCAGCTCGCGCACGTGCAGCGTGTGTCCTTCCGGGGCGCCAAGGGCCTGGGCATCGTCCGAGAAGGAGTACTGGGTCTTAGAGATGACCACCGGGAGCGTGTCCCAGCCGTTGTCCTTCAGGTACTTCAGGTCCTTCAACGCCTTGGAGCCGTACTCGACCTTGTCCGCACGGTAGATCTCCGTGGCGATCTTCTCGATGGAGGCCTCGATACCCTCCGCCGGGTCGTACAACGGCGCGGAGTTGCCGCCCAGGTTGTCTAGGACGATCTGGCCCAGCTCGAGGGCGCCGTCGCCGCCCTTGGTGAAGACCTCGACCTCGGCCAGCTGCACGCCGACCTTCTCGGCCCAGTCGCGCATGAAGTCCCGCTCGGCCTGGGTATCCGACGGGAAAAGGTTGAGCGCGACCACCGGGGTGACGCCGAACTTGCCCACGTTTTCGACGTGGCGCTGCAGGTTCACCAAGCCCTTTTCGAGGGCCTCAACATTTTCGTTGGCCAGCTTGTCCTTAGCCACGCCGCCGTTGTACTTCTGGGAACGGATGGTGGCCACCACCACGGCGGCGTCCACGTTCAGCTCGCCAAAGCGGGACTTGATGTCCACGAACTTCTCGCCGCCCAGGTCGGCGCCGAAGCCGGCCTCGCTGAGCACGACCTCGCCGTATTCCAGGGCGGTCTGCGTAGCCAGCAGGGTGTTGCAGCCGTGCGCGATGTTGGCGAACGGGCCGCCGTGCACGAACGCGGGGGTCCCGCCGAGGGTCTGGACCAGGTTCGGGTTGAGGGCATCGCGCATCAGGGCGGTCAGGGCACCCTCGGCCTCCAGGTCCCGGGCGGTGACCGGAGCCTGGTCGTAGGTGTAGCCCACGGTGATGTCGCCCAAGCGCTTCTTGAGATCCTCCAGGCTGGTGGCCAGGCCAAGGATCGCCATGATCTCGGAGGCAGCCGTGATGGTGAACCCGGTCTCCGCCGGCACGCCGTGGGCCGGACCGCCCAGGCCGGTGACGACGCCGCGCAGGGCGCGGTCGTTTACGTCTAGGCAGCGCTGCCAGGTCACCCGCCGCGGGTCGATATTCAGCTGGTTGCCCTGGTGGATGTGGTTGTCGATGATGGCGGCCAGCGTGTTGGTCGCCGCGGCGATGGCATGCAGGTCGCCGGTGAAGTGCAGGTTGATGTCCTCCATGGGGACGATCTGGGAGTAGCCGCCGCCTGCGGCGCCGCCCTTGATGCCCATGACCGGGCCCTGGGAGGGCTCGCGCAGAGCCACGATGGCCTTCTTGCCCAGCTTCGCGATGGCGTCGGTGAGGCCGATCAGGACGGTGGACTTGCCCTCCCCGGCCGGCGTCGGCGACACGCCGGTAACCAGTACGAGCTTGCCGTGCTCGCGGGAGTGGTCCAGCTTGGTGATATCCACCTTGGCCTTGGTGGTGCCGTACGGGATGAGGGCGTCGGCCGGCAGGCCGGCTTTCTCAGCGATATCGGCGATTGGCTGCAACTGGTGGGACTGAGCGATTTCAACATCGGATGGCTGAGTAGTCATGGTCCCCATCGTACCGAGGTGGCGCGCCCGTGTGGCCAGTTTCATCCATAGACCCAAAGTGATAGAAAAATCACCCCGGCGCCGCTGTTGTACTGCGGCGCCGAGGTGACGAGAAATCTGGGGATAGCTTCCCCGGTGGGGCTAGACCACCGCTACCCCGATGGCGTAGCAAAGCAGGATGGACAGCACGATGCTGACCACGCCGGGGACCAAGAACGGGTGGTTGAACACTGCCTTGCCGATTCGGGTCGACCCGGTGTCGTCCATCTCCACCGCTGCCAGCAGCGTCGGGTAGGTCGGCAGGACGAACAGTGCGGAAACCGCCGGGAACGCGGCCAGAGCCGTCAGCGGGCTAACGCCCAGCGCCAGGGCGGCCGGCATGAGGGCCTTGGTGGTAGCGGCCTGGGAGTACAACAGTGCGGCAGCCAGGAAAAGCACGACGGCCAGCAGCCACGGGGTGGCCTGGATGACGTCGCCGGCCAGGGCCTGGATGTCCTCGATGTAGTGGTTGATGAGGGTGGTGCCCAGCCAGGCCACGCCCAGCACACAGACGCACGCCGACATGCCGGACTTGAAGACCTGCGTGCTCAGGACATCACCGGCCGGGATCTTGGTGGCCATGACGATGACCGTGGCGGCGGTCAGCATGACGGCCATGATCGCCTCATTACGCGGCAGGGTCGGTTCCGCAATCAGGCCGACCTGCTCCGAGGTTATGGTGGCCCAGAGCATCACGATGAAGATGGCGACCAGGAAGATGAGGACCGACAGCTTCGCGCCCGGTGCCGGGGTAAACGAGGACGCCCCGATGGGCTCCTTAACGCGGCCGGCGGCCTTACGCTCGAGGTAGACCGGATCGACGTCCAGCTCCTTGCCCATCTTGTTGGCCAACCAGGCCGCCGGGAAGATGGACAGGAAGGTCGCCGGGATGAGAACCGCCAGCACCTGAAGGTAGCCCACGCCGGCGGGCTCCAGGAGGGACGCCATCAGCACGACGGCTGCGGAAATCGGCGAGGCACAGATAGCCATCTGGGAGGCGACGACCGCAATCGATAACGGGCGCGACGGACGCACGCCGCCTTCCTTGGCGACCTCCACGATGACGGGCATGGTCGAAAACGCGGTGTGGCCGGTGCCTGCGAACACCGTCATCAGCCAGGTGACGACCGCGGCGAAATAGGTGATCTGGCGGGGGTTTTTGCGCAGCAGGCG from Corynebacterium confusum includes these protein-coding regions:
- a CDS encoding M18 family aminopeptidase, with product MTSTPDFLDFIDASPSSYHAAANVERELVAAGFQRQREEDAWDVSPGGHVVVRGGAVMAYIVPPRLAEAAGEKLRGFRIVGSHTDSPGFTVKPEPDFQHAGWDQIGVEVYGGPILHSWFDRELTLAGQVTLRDQSTHLVNTGPILRIPNLAIHMVRKDEFTPDRQLHLQPVWQLSGQGKYASLGEYVAEQLGVQAADIAAFNLITAAAQPAGLFGPAEEFIAASRMDNLSSVHASLEAFKSAAQDYDGPDVLVMAAFDHEEVGSNSRYGAAGPILSDILQRTAVGLGVTGDDLFRVFAQSHCVSADAAHSVHPNYAQKHDPHHQPLIGHGPVTKINGKQRYASDSESITRWENACRRAGVPFQRFVANNDVPCGSTIGPITATRLGIETVDIGVPMLSMHSAREMVGVSDQAALSGALLEYLVG
- a CDS encoding anaerobic C4-dicarboxylate transporter; the protein is MVVIHILIVLAAIFLGARLGSIAIGFAGGLGVLALGLTGVPVTREDIPFDVIGIIMCVIAAIAAMQRAGGMDYLVHLAERLLRKNPRQITYFAAVVTWLMTVFAGTGHTAFSTMPVIVEVAKEGGVRPSRPLSIAVVASQMAICASPISAAVVLMASLLEPAGVGYLQVLAVLIPATFLSIFPAAWLANKMGKELDVDPVYLERKAAGRVKEPIGASSFTPAPGAKLSVLIFLVAIFIVMLWATITSEQVGLIAEPTLPRNEAIMAVMLTAATVIVMATKIPAGDVLSTQVFKSGMSACVCVLGVAWLGTTLINHYIEDIQALAGDVIQATPWLLAVVLFLAAALLYSQAATTKALMPAALALGVSPLTALAAFPAVSALFVLPTYPTLLAAVEMDDTGSTRIGKAVFNHPFLVPGVVSIVLSILLCYAIGVAVV
- a CDS encoding tRNA (adenine-N1)-methyltransferase produces the protein MAYSGPFQYGDRVQLTDAKRRHYTIVLAEGGQFHSHKGIIEHSQIAGLDEGSVVTSSLGSDFLLFRHLMVDHVLSMPRGAAVIYPKDSAQILVEGDIFMGARVLEAGAGSGALSMTLLRAVGPEGRVFSYEVRDDHLEYAVDNVKEYFGETPEWWTPRLGDLADVQVEDLGGPVDRIILDMLEPWEHLEKVRDLLIPGGVFMTYVATVPQLMKVMEGIRELQCFTEPRAWESLVREWKVEGLATRPEHRMNAHTAFLIWTRRLADGVTPPRPQRRARR
- a CDS encoding formate--tetrahydrofolate ligase, producing MTTQPSDVEIAQSHQLQPIADIAEKAGLPADALIPYGTTKAKVDITKLDHSREHGKLVLVTGVSPTPAGEGKSTVLIGLTDAIAKLGKKAIVALREPSQGPVMGIKGGAAGGGYSQIVPMEDINLHFTGDLHAIAAATNTLAAIIDNHIHQGNQLNIDPRRVTWQRCLDVNDRALRGVVTGLGGPAHGVPAETGFTITAASEIMAILGLATSLEDLKKRLGDITVGYTYDQAPVTARDLEAEGALTALMRDALNPNLVQTLGGTPAFVHGGPFANIAHGCNTLLATQTALEYGEVVLSEAGFGADLGGEKFVDIKSRFGELNVDAAVVVATIRSQKYNGGVAKDKLANENVEALEKGLVNLQRHVENVGKFGVTPVVALNLFPSDTQAERDFMRDWAEKVGVQLAEVEVFTKGGDGALELGQIVLDNLGGNSAPLYDPAEGIEASIEKIATEIYRADKVEYGSKALKDLKYLKDNGWDTLPVVISKTQYSFSDDAQALGAPEGHTLHVRELLPRTGAGFVVALTGNVMTMPGLPKKPAANNIDVDADGLISGLF
- a CDS encoding RecB family exonuclease, whose amino-acid sequence is MTESSQPANPAQPRKPRPLALSPSRASDYQQCPLLYRFRAIDRLPEPKTLAQVKGTLVHSVLEEMHELPRQERTYPAAVKMIKPAWEKMRAGDAELDELVPKDQTLDFFVQARALVKGYFEMENPQGFDCQEVEMYVNTVLPNGVPVRGFIDRVDVAPTGEVRVVDYKTGKKPASRFSHSAQFQMRFYALVYWRLLGTIPTQLRLMYLKVIDSMFLNPSREELEYFERDLGELWARIEGDGKAGTFHPKTSKLCGWCSFQDLCPAFGGTPPAYPGWPGSAADAAPTS